The genomic interval TCTTCTCGACGCCGTTGACTTCTTGTTCAATCGGCGCGGCGATCGTCTCCTGCACGACTCGCGCGTTCGCACCGGGATAGCTGCACGAGACTTCGACCGTGGGAGGTGTGATCTCGGGATACTGGGCAATCGGCAGTGTAAAGCCCGCTGCGAGTCCGGCGAAGACGATCACGAGCGAGATCACGATGGCGAACACAGGTCGATCGATGAAGAAGCGGGCCAGCATTCAAGGACCTTTGGTGATGAGATCGACGGTGAATTTCAGAACCGACGGAACACGAGATTCCGCGGGATTTTCAAGAACAGGGCCATCGAGAACCGCGTGCGTTTAGTGCGATTTCGCGGCCGGCTTTTCCGCCGGTACCGCGGAGTTCGGCGGCGGATCGCTCGCGATCTTGACGTCCGAACCTGGGCGGACCCGCTGCTGACCCTTCACGACAACTTGGTCGCCGGGTTCCAGTCCCGTTTCGATGACCCGCAGCAATTCGTCGTGACGTCCGGCGGTCACGTTCCGGCGTTCAATCTTGTTCTCGGTGGTGACGACGTACACAAAACGCTGCCCCTGCTGCTGCATCAACGCGTTCTCGGGAATGAGCACACGTTTGCGAGGCGGCCCCATCTGGAACTGAACTCGAACGAACAATCCCGGTGTCAGGTATCGGTCTTCATTGGGAAACCGGCCTCGAACCTGGATCGTTCCCGTACCGGCATCGATCCGGTTGTCCACCAGGTCGACGACACCCACATGCGGGAAGCCCGTCTCATTCGCGAGTTCCATCCGAACCTCGACGTTGTCTCGCTCGCGGGCCGAGTCCATTTTCTTCTCGCGAATTCGTCGTTGGATATCCAGCAACGTGCGTTCATCGACGTCGAAGTAGGCATAGATCGGATCGAGCGACACAATCGTTGTCAGGGACGTCGTGTCGGCAGTGACCAGATTTCCGACGGTGATCAGTTCGCGATTCGTGAGCCCCGCAATCGGCGCGATCACCTTCGTGAAATCCTGATTCAATTTTGCGTTGACGACAGTCGCCTGTGCCGATTGAACCGACGCATCGGCATGCGCTTTGTCGGCAACAGCCTTGTCGTAATCCGATTGCGTGCTGATTTGCTTCTTGTGCAGGTCTTCCGCACGCGCCAGTTCTGCCGACGCCTGTTTCAGACTGGCTTCTGCAGTGGCCAGCGTCCCCTCGGCTCGCAGCAGTTCGGCGTCGTACGGACGCGAGTCGATTTCGAACATGACTGCACCGGCCTCGACTTCTTTGCCGGGCTTGTAGCGAATCTCTTTCAGGTACCCGCTCACACGAGCCCGAATTTCGACCGACTCGACCGCATCGGTTCGACCTGTAAATTCGACAAAATCGGCCAGATCCTTCTCGACAGGATTCACCACCACGACGGACGCTGGACCGGCACCCGCTTTGGGATTGCCCACCGCCTGGCCGCCACAGCCAGTACTGAACAATCCCAACAAACTGAGTCCCACAACGTGGCCACAGAATCGTCGAGACGGATGAATCAACATGACGTACCCGGAATCAAGGTGTGAAATGATCTATCTGAGAACACGAAAGTGCGAGTTACGAGGCCAGCATAACTTCACCTCGCGAAAAATGCATGTGGGGCGAAAAATGCATGCAGTCCGAGTTGAGATCACTCATGTCTCATGCATATTTACCATTCACAATTCGTTCCTCCGCGATGACCGCACACGCAAGCCCGACACAGACGCCGAGACTTTGTGCCACTTTCATCACCGCACTTAAAGTTTCGCGCGGCATCCGACGTCGTGTTCGATGAGAATCGCGTCAATCCTTCCGCCCATGAA from Schlesneria paludicola DSM 18645 carries:
- a CDS encoding efflux RND transporter periplasmic adaptor subunit, which translates into the protein MLIHPSRRFCGHVVGLSLLGLFSTGCGGQAVGNPKAGAGPASVVVVNPVEKDLADFVEFTGRTDAVESVEIRARVSGYLKEIRYKPGKEVEAGAVMFEIDSRPYDAELLRAEGTLATAEASLKQASAELARAEDLHKKQISTQSDYDKAVADKAHADASVQSAQATVVNAKLNQDFTKVIAPIAGLTNRELITVGNLVTADTTSLTTIVSLDPIYAYFDVDERTLLDIQRRIREKKMDSARERDNVEVRMELANETGFPHVGVVDLVDNRIDAGTGTIQVRGRFPNEDRYLTPGLFVRVQFQMGPPRKRVLIPENALMQQQGQRFVYVVTTENKIERRNVTAGRHDELLRVIETGLEPGDQVVVKGQQRVRPGSDVKIASDPPPNSAVPAEKPAAKSH